A genomic stretch from Zeimonas sediminis includes:
- a CDS encoding energy transducer TonB produces the protein MVSTAQAWLGRLAMPRDRLAFAFGVSILLHLVVLMLRFAPPAPIKFEPLDPRLEVILLNARTEAKPVKPEVLAQVDMVGGGDRDTGRARSPLPAEKQASDGDALVRQRQRVAELEARQRELLALAAGKPAPAPVERPAPAKTPQPTGADEQNVDQVIARLQAQIDKQISDYNKRPKRLTYGINAVGVSYARYVEDWAARIEKIGTERYPPEARGKMYDSLIITVEIDRDGNVVDVIVDKPSKYAPLNRAVRQIVLAGAPYPRFSAEMAREGDILQIVRTWNFTRGGLETQAVDR, from the coding sequence ATGGTTTCCACGGCGCAGGCCTGGCTGGGCCGGCTGGCGATGCCGCGCGACCGGCTCGCGTTCGCCTTCGGCGTCTCGATCCTGCTGCACCTTGTCGTGCTGATGCTGCGTTTCGCACCGCCCGCGCCGATCAAGTTCGAGCCGCTAGACCCTCGCCTCGAGGTGATCCTGCTCAACGCGCGCACCGAGGCGAAACCGGTCAAGCCCGAGGTGCTCGCGCAGGTCGACATGGTCGGCGGCGGCGACCGCGACACCGGCCGCGCGCGCAGCCCGCTGCCGGCCGAGAAGCAGGCGAGCGACGGCGACGCGCTGGTCCGCCAGCGCCAGCGGGTCGCCGAGCTCGAGGCCCGGCAGCGCGAGCTGCTGGCGCTGGCGGCCGGCAAGCCGGCGCCGGCGCCGGTCGAGCGTCCGGCGCCGGCGAAGACGCCCCAGCCGACCGGCGCCGACGAGCAGAACGTGGACCAGGTCATCGCGCGGCTGCAGGCGCAGATCGACAAGCAGATCTCCGACTACAACAAGCGGCCCAAGCGGCTCACCTACGGGATCAACGCGGTCGGCGTCAGCTACGCCCGCTACGTCGAGGACTGGGCCGCCCGGATCGAGAAGATCGGCACCGAGCGCTATCCGCCCGAGGCGCGCGGCAAGATGTACGACTCGCTGATCATCACGGTCGAGATCGACCGCGACGGCAACGTCGTCGACGTGATCGTCGACAAGCCCTCGAAGTACGCGCCGCTGAACCGCGCGGTCCGGCAGATCGTGCTGGCCGGCGCGCCCTATCCCCGCTTCAGCGCCGAGATGGCCCGCGAGGGCGACATCCTGCAGATCGTGCGCACCTGGAACTTCACCCGGGGCGGCCTCGAGACCCAGGCGGTCGACCGCTGA